TATTTCGCCAACGGGTACGCCATGCGTGCCCCCTTTCACTAAATATCGAAAAATACTTAATCGGGTGGTGTGTCCCAGTTCGGCGAGTTTATCTGCCGCAGATGCCAGTTCCATATCTTGCTCCTCAATCATATAATTCCATAATACTGGAAATATACGAATGAGGCAAAAAGGCTTTGTCAGAGCTTGCTCTTTGCCTTATCACTCAGCAGCACAGGTCTGTAAGACGTTACTTGAGCACCAATTTGTCTGCCAGTCTTGCATGACCCGTGAGCATGTCTTGTGTAAGTTGGGTATTCGGTATTGTACTGTAAGCCCCCTTTACAGCAGTGCCGCCAATCACAATTGAGCCCTTACGAGGGAACATATAAAGCCAGCCTTCAGCTGCGGGAACCACATAGGAGTAGCTGACCTCTGGTTGTGGCATGAGATGAGTGAGCTGGCCCTGTACAGGATACATGCTATCGTCACCGAACAGCGTTTTTGACCCCAGGCCCGTGCAGTTCACAATCACACGTTCTTTGAGTGTCAGGATATGGGCTAGTGAGTCAAAGCGTACCTGTGTGAGGCTTGCCCCCGCCATCTGAGCATCACGCAACAGGCTTGGCAGATAGAGCATGGGGTCTATCATCAATGCTCGCATGAAGCGCTGGTAGGGGTAACCGAACAGGTTATCTTGCGTGCTGGATGACAAGTCCGGATAGAGATCATCACCACCTGGCAGGGCGCGGCTTACTTTTGGCTGCTGATTGAGCAGTAAGTGATAATTATGCCAATACACACCGTAACCCGGACGGTTGATATAGGGCAAGAAACGCTTAAAAGCTTGGCGTATTATCTGTCGGTCTTGCTTGATGAACTCAGAAGAGACAAGCTTCCGATCAAAATAGCTGCTGGGCAACCACAGCGCAGCCGCGATGTCTGATGTGGTGTTTGGGGGGAATGAGTCAGCATAGAGGGTGACATTGAATCCTTTTTGCGCT
This window of the Pseudoalteromonas rubra genome carries:
- a CDS encoding FAD-dependent oxidoreductase, giving the protein MNRRELLQGAGSCLGLLGLTSCAGLSTAALRSGSRYADYQQVNATADSVLNTVVGLRPFRPAGYRLDKEMMGDKTLVHNYGHGGGGISLSWGTSHIAAELASQAKHKDIAILGSGVMGITTALLLAQKGFNVTLYADSFPPNTTSDIAAALWLPSSYFDRKLVSSEFIKQDRQIIRQAFKRFLPYINRPGYGVYWHNYHLLLNQQPKVSRALPGGDDLYPDLSSSTQDNLFGYPYQRFMRALMIDPMLYLPSLLRDAQMAGASLTQVRFDSLAHILTLKERVIVNCTGLGSKTLFGDDSMYPVQGQLTHLMPQPEVSYSYVVPAAEGWLYMFPRKGSIVIGGTAVKGAYSTIPNTQLTQDMLTGHARLADKLVLK